A single genomic interval of Gossypium raimondii isolate GPD5lz chromosome 11, ASM2569854v1, whole genome shotgun sequence harbors:
- the LOC105761613 gene encoding probable disease resistance protein At4g27220 has protein sequence MILLTSRDLNVLLKDMDAKKNFPIGVLEHEEAWHFFKKIMGDGVESSDLLPIATEVAKKCGGLPIAIRTLATFLKNEPPFVWEDALRQLSKPSSSNFKGVPATVYSTIEWSYDRLQSEEHKQTFLLCSVMGHNASLDLLLVFAMGLGLFRGVSTIKETRNKLLTVVSHLKASCLLLDGCTNTHFDMHDLISDVAKSIASKGNRMFDLRCKHDLNDWPDDETMKECDKIVCFGMSELPDQLKCPKLTVLCMGSQDPWMKIPTTFFKETKNLKVLYLAGMSLPSSISLLGNLRVLRLVNCVLGDIALIGELKNLEILNIVSSDIEMLPKEIGQLTKLKQLDLRYCSKLRRIPPGVLCKLSRLEELYMDNSCDEWGAEGHSSLQSNSSLAELKGLIPLTALEIRIPNAKIIPKDFSFEKLQRYIIFIGEESHWDWNWDWVREYSRTLKLNLQTSIRFLNNGVKVLLKKAENLYIDEVKDVEILLHESEVGNYFQQLRNLHIQNGAMVQYILKDVQKIEFLQLESLTLQGLPNLISFCSQNEGSTSISPQEIALFKQKILFPKLEKLKLSSISIGRIWSPQAFCSTQNLASLIIKGCANLKHVLSDSMPGYLQHLKCLEISDCKCIQEIISTDKMIQETFKSRTLIRFPRLNLLKLKGLQKLIGFCHEDHTVEFPVLTILEIENCPELKGFIHNSTKKDIPTHGVLFNNVLFSVKHIFLFSISFCSCYT, from the exons ATGATATTGCTGACATCCAGAGATCTTAATGTTTTGTTGAAGGACATGGATGCTAAAAAGAATTTTCCAATCGGAGTTTTAGAACATGAAGAAGCATGGCATTTCTTCAAGAAGATTATGGGAGATGGTGTTGAAAGTTCTGACTTGTTGCCTATAGCAACTGAGGTAGCTAAAAAATGTGGTGGTCTACCAATTGCCATTAGAACACTTGCGACGTTTTTGAAAAATGAGCCTCCATTTGTATGGGAGGATGCTTTGCGACAGCTTAGCAAGCCATCGTCGAGCAACTTCAAAGGAGTACCAGCAACTGTATATTCAACTATAGAGTGGAGTTACGATCGTTTACAAAGCGAGGAACATAAACAGACTTTCTTACTTTGCAGTGTAATGGGTCATAATGCTTCCCTTGATTTGTTGCTTGTGTTTGCAATGGGGTTAGGGTTATTTCGTGGTGTCAGTACAATTAAAGAAACAAGGAACAAACTGTTGACAGTGGTGAGTCATCTCAAAGCTTCTTGTTTGTTACTTGATGGTTGTACCAATACGCACTTTGATATGCATGATCTTATTTCTGATGTGGCCAAGTCAATCGCTTCTAAAGGCAACCGTATGTTTGATTTAAGATGCAAACATGATTTGAATGATTGGCCAGATGATGAAACAATGAAAGAGTGCGACAAAATAGTATGTTTTGGAATGAGCGAGCTTCCTGATCAGTTGAAATGCCCCAAACTTACTGTTTTATGTATGGGTAGCCAGGATCCTTGGATGAAAATACCAACAACCTTTTTTAAGGAAACGAAAAATCTTAAAGTCCTATATTTGGCTGGCATGAGCTTGCCTTCATCAATTTCTTTGCTAGGAAACCTTCGAGTACTAAGGTTGGTTAATTGTGTGTTGGGAGATATAGCACTTATTGGAGAGCTCAAGAATCTGGAAATTCTCAACATTGTGAGTTCTGATATTGAAATGCTACCCAAGGAAATAGGACAACTGACTAAGCTAAAGCAGTTAGATTTACGTTATTGTTCCAAACTCAGAAGAATTCCACCTGGTGTCTTGTGTAAATTGTCTAGATTGGAAGAACTGTATATGGATAACAGTTGTGATGAATGGGGAGCAGAGGGACACTCCAGCCTGCAAAGCAATTCTAGTCTTGCTGAATTGAAAGGTTTGATACCTTTAACTGCTTTAGAAATTCGTATCCCTAATGCCAAAATTATCCCCAAAGACTTCTCCTTTGAAAAGTTACAAAGATACATTATTTTTATCGGAGAAGAGTCGCATTGGGATTGGAATTGGGATTGGGTTCGTGAATACTCCAGAACACTAAAGCTTAACCTGCAGACAAGCATTAGGTTTCTTAATAATGGAGTCAAAGTTTTATTGAAGAAAgctgaaaatttatatatagatGAAGTGAAAGATGTGGAGATTTTGTTACATGAATCAGAAGTTGGGAATTATTTTCAGCAGTTGAGGAATCTGCATATCCAAAATGGTGCGATGGTCCAATATATCCTTAAAGATGTTCAGAAAATTGAATTTCTTCAACTTGAGTCACTGACACTGCAGGGTCTACCAAATCTTATTAGCTTTTGCTCCCAAAACGAAGGTTCAACTTCCATATCTCCACAAGAAATTGCCCTTTTCAAGCAAAAG ATATTGTTTCCTAAGCTGGAGAAGTTGAAACTATCATCGATTAGCATTGGCAGAATATGGAGTCCCCAAGCGTTTTGTTCAACTCAAAATTTGGCAAGTTTGATCATTAAGGGCTGCGCCAacttaaaacatgttttatCCGATTCCATGCCTGGATATTTGCAGCACCTCAAATGCTTGGAAATTAGTGACTGCAAGTGCATACAGGAAATAATATCAACGGATAAAATGATCCAAGAAACATTCAAAAGTAGAACTCTAATCCGCTTCCCCCGATTGAACTTACTCAAATTGAAGGGTCTTCAGAAACTTATCGGCTTTTGCCATGAAGATCATACTGTTGAATTCCCCGTCTTGACAATTCTTGAGATAGAAAATTGTCCAGAATTGAAGGGATTCATACATAATTCTACGAAGAAAGATATCCCTACCCATGGGGTTTTGTTCAATAATGTGCTCTTTTCAGTGAAgcacatttttcttttttctatttccttttGTAGTTGTTATACTTAA